In one window of Comamonas testosteroni DNA:
- a CDS encoding efflux RND transporter permease subunit: protein MFNWIVRNSLHNRLFVLAFAAILMVYGIITAVKTPVDVFPDLNKPLITVLTEAGGMAPEEVEQLVTFPIETALNGMPGVTRVRSMSGVGLSILYAEFDWGTDIYRNRQLVAERLALVRERLPADVVPVMGPVSSIMGEVMLLALPLNVGEKGASAATPMQAREYADFVLRPRLLAVQGVSQVIPIGGEVRQLRVEPDTARMAQFGVTLSQLETALKGFAGNAGGGFIDLNSKEYLIRHIGRTNKVEDLQAAAVAWRDGRPIRLEQVANVRFASAMKRGDGGYNGSPAVIVSVQKQPEADTVRVTHDIEQALRELSKGRPEGINEPRALFRQADFIEASIGNVTEALRDGAIMVAIVLFAFLLSARTTLISLVAIPLSLAATALVFHWLGQSINVMTLGGLAIAIGELVDDAVVDVENILRRLKQNRELEHPAPTLEVVRKASVEVRSGIVYATAIVVLVFVPLFALPGVEGRLFSPLGIAYIISILASMLVSMTVTPVLCSYLLPRMKRIDHGDSPIVRRLKQWDEKLLAWSFPRSKALMAAALAAVVIALASVPFFPRAFLPAFNEGSLVLGMVFNPGTSLAEANRMGSLAETLIMEVPEVTQVGRRTGRAELDEHAEGVHSAEIDVDLKRSERDREVVMADIRAKLSVLPAQVAVGQPISHRLDHLLSGVRAQIALKISGDDTDTLRGLAEQMRQSLSSIPGLVDLTVEKQVLIPQITVRLDHQKAAQVGLAPGEAVRVLQALTDGAHGAQIVDGPRRYELVLRLPDEGRSPQDLARTLIDTPAGRIPVSAIATVSETDGPNQIGRENGRRRIVVYANTDGSDMSRIVRDIRAAIDRTQLPTGNSISLEGQFQAQEQAAQKIAWLSLMSLALVFLVLYTRYRSTTLALIIMANIPLALVGSVIAMWLSGITLSVASMVGFITLTGIAVRNGILKVSHYINLCKFEGEQFGQPMVVRGSLERLTPVLMTALVAAFALTPLLLSADAAGKEILHPVAVVIFGGLVSSTLLDTLLTPLMYLAFGRKATEKLLASNPEAEGTPEQQEAF, encoded by the coding sequence ATGTTCAATTGGATTGTTCGTAACAGCCTGCATAACCGGCTGTTTGTGCTGGCGTTCGCTGCGATATTGATGGTCTACGGGATCATCACGGCAGTTAAAACGCCTGTTGATGTCTTCCCGGACCTCAACAAACCTCTGATCACTGTTCTGACCGAAGCCGGGGGCATGGCCCCTGAAGAAGTCGAGCAGCTGGTGACTTTCCCCATTGAAACTGCATTGAATGGCATGCCGGGGGTCACTCGCGTGCGCTCCATGTCCGGGGTCGGCTTGTCGATTCTCTATGCCGAGTTTGACTGGGGAACTGACATCTACCGCAATCGCCAGTTGGTGGCGGAGCGGCTTGCGCTCGTACGCGAGCGACTTCCCGCTGATGTGGTGCCGGTGATGGGCCCTGTGTCTTCCATCATGGGTGAGGTCATGCTGCTGGCCTTGCCCTTGAATGTGGGCGAAAAAGGCGCATCGGCCGCAACTCCCATGCAGGCTCGGGAGTATGCGGACTTTGTGCTGCGCCCCCGATTACTGGCTGTACAGGGTGTTTCGCAAGTCATTCCCATTGGGGGTGAAGTACGTCAATTGCGTGTGGAGCCTGACACCGCCCGGATGGCTCAGTTTGGTGTCACCCTTTCTCAGCTGGAAACGGCTTTAAAGGGATTTGCTGGCAATGCAGGCGGTGGCTTCATCGACCTCAATAGCAAGGAATATCTGATCCGCCACATCGGGCGCACTAACAAGGTCGAGGACCTGCAGGCAGCTGCAGTGGCCTGGCGAGATGGCCGTCCGATCCGCCTGGAGCAAGTTGCCAATGTCCGGTTTGCTTCGGCCATGAAGCGCGGTGACGGTGGTTACAACGGCTCTCCTGCGGTCATTGTCAGCGTTCAGAAGCAGCCTGAAGCCGATACCGTTCGCGTGACGCATGACATCGAGCAAGCACTTCGAGAGCTCAGCAAGGGCCGCCCTGAAGGCATCAACGAACCAAGAGCCTTGTTCCGACAGGCGGATTTCATTGAAGCCTCCATTGGCAACGTGACAGAAGCACTGCGTGATGGAGCCATCATGGTTGCCATCGTGCTGTTTGCCTTCTTGCTCTCGGCCAGAACCACTCTGATCTCACTGGTCGCGATCCCACTGTCGCTGGCTGCTACGGCACTGGTATTTCACTGGCTGGGTCAATCCATCAATGTGATGACTCTGGGCGGACTTGCCATCGCTATTGGTGAATTGGTTGACGATGCGGTGGTGGACGTAGAAAACATTCTGCGCAGACTCAAGCAGAACCGGGAGCTGGAGCACCCGGCGCCGACGCTTGAGGTTGTGCGCAAAGCCAGTGTGGAGGTTCGCTCCGGCATCGTCTATGCCACAGCCATCGTGGTGCTGGTGTTCGTGCCCCTATTTGCTCTGCCAGGCGTCGAAGGCCGCTTGTTCTCGCCGCTGGGCATCGCCTACATCATCTCCATTCTGGCATCCATGCTGGTGTCGATGACGGTGACGCCGGTACTGTGTTCCTACCTCCTGCCGAGAATGAAGCGCATTGATCACGGGGACAGCCCCATCGTCAGACGCCTCAAGCAATGGGATGAAAAGCTGCTGGCTTGGTCCTTCCCAAGAAGCAAGGCGCTGATGGCTGCGGCCTTGGCTGCAGTCGTGATTGCACTGGCCAGCGTTCCCTTCTTCCCTAGAGCGTTCCTGCCAGCCTTCAATGAGGGCTCGCTGGTTCTGGGCATGGTGTTCAATCCGGGCACGTCGTTGGCCGAAGCCAATCGTATGGGCTCCTTGGCTGAGACCTTGATCATGGAGGTGCCCGAGGTCACCCAGGTTGGGCGCCGAACAGGTCGCGCAGAGCTGGATGAGCATGCCGAAGGGGTCCACTCTGCAGAGATCGACGTTGATCTGAAGCGCAGCGAGCGTGATCGTGAAGTCGTGATGGCCGATATTCGCGCAAAGCTGTCTGTGCTGCCCGCACAAGTCGCTGTGGGCCAGCCGATTTCTCACCGCTTGGATCACTTGCTTTCTGGTGTGCGTGCTCAGATTGCTCTGAAGATTTCTGGTGACGATACCGACACGCTGCGTGGTTTGGCCGAGCAGATGCGCCAGAGCCTTTCAAGCATCCCTGGCTTGGTTGACCTAACCGTCGAGAAGCAAGTGCTGATTCCTCAGATTACTGTGCGTCTTGACCATCAGAAGGCTGCCCAGGTGGGCTTGGCTCCTGGAGAAGCTGTTCGGGTGCTGCAAGCGCTGACGGATGGTGCTCATGGTGCACAGATCGTGGATGGCCCTCGTCGCTACGAGCTGGTGTTGCGTTTGCCTGATGAAGGTCGAAGCCCGCAAGACCTGGCTCGAACCCTGATCGACACGCCGGCTGGCCGGATTCCAGTTTCCGCTATTGCGACGGTTTCCGAAACGGATGGACCCAACCAGATTGGCCGAGAAAACGGTCGTCGTCGCATCGTGGTCTATGCCAACACGGACGGTTCAGACATGAGCCGTATCGTGCGTGACATCCGTGCAGCGATAGATCGCACCCAGCTGCCGACAGGCAACTCCATCTCCCTGGAAGGTCAGTTCCAGGCTCAGGAGCAGGCTGCGCAGAAGATTGCGTGGCTATCGCTGATGTCTCTGGCGTTGGTGTTCCTGGTGCTTTACACACGCTACCGCTCCACGACGCTGGCCTTGATCATCATGGCCAATATCCCGTTGGCTTTGGTGGGCAGTGTGATTGCAATGTGGCTTTCAGGGATCACGCTCTCCGTGGCCTCCATGGTGGGCTTCATTACCTTGACGGGTATTGCGGTTCGCAACGGCATCCTCAAGGTGAGCCACTACATCAACCTCTGCAAGTTTGAGGGGGAGCAGTTCGGTCAGCCAATGGTTGTCAGAGGCTCCCTGGAGCGCCTGACGCCTGTGCTGATGACTGCACTGGTGGCTGCGTTTGCCCTGACGCCTTTGCTGCTGTCGGCAGATGCCGCAGGCAAGGAAATCTTGCACCCAGTTGCGGTGGTCATCTTCGGTGGCCTGGTGAGCTCCACTCTCCTCGACACCCTGTTGACTCCACTGATGTACCTGGCATTTGGCCGAAAGGCCACCGAAAAGCTTCTGGCTTCAAATCCAGAAGCCGAAGGCACGCCTGAGCAGCAAGAAGCGTTTTAA
- a CDS encoding DMT family transporter, giving the protein MNVLANRGVVAALSAAVLFGAGTPAVKMLLEHASPWLMAGILYLGSGIGLLIYRLITKAPAVALKRNEMGWLAGAVVAGGMMGPLLLMTGLSGMAATDASLLLNAEGVLTAVLAWFVFKENFDRRIALGMVAIVAGAVVLSWPSQTGSASLWPKLAVLGACLSWAIDNNLTRKVSIADASFIAMMKGLAAGATNLLLALATGAVWPSPGIVALGTVIGFLSYGTSLVLFVIALRYLGTARTGAYFSIAPFFGALLAIAFLGEPASTRLLVAGVLMGIGVWLHLTETHQHEHTHELLKHSHEHEHDEHHQHVHADGLPATGKHAHLHTHEPMTHTHEHFPDIHHQHDHKH; this is encoded by the coding sequence ATGAATGTTCTGGCAAACCGTGGAGTTGTCGCCGCACTCAGCGCAGCAGTTCTGTTTGGAGCAGGTACACCAGCAGTCAAGATGCTGCTGGAGCATGCCAGTCCCTGGTTGATGGCAGGCATTCTCTACCTCGGTTCCGGCATCGGCTTGCTGATCTACAGGCTGATTACGAAAGCTCCTGCAGTCGCCCTGAAACGTAATGAGATGGGCTGGCTGGCCGGAGCCGTTGTAGCAGGCGGCATGATGGGGCCGCTGCTTTTGATGACAGGCTTGTCCGGGATGGCTGCGACCGACGCATCTTTGCTGCTCAACGCAGAGGGCGTACTGACTGCCGTTCTAGCCTGGTTTGTGTTCAAAGAAAACTTTGATCGCCGTATCGCCTTGGGTATGGTAGCGATCGTCGCTGGTGCCGTCGTGCTCAGTTGGCCGAGCCAAACGGGATCCGCGAGTCTTTGGCCCAAGCTTGCAGTGCTCGGTGCTTGTCTGTCCTGGGCCATTGACAACAATCTGACCCGTAAGGTGTCGATTGCGGATGCCTCGTTCATTGCAATGATGAAGGGACTGGCTGCTGGTGCCACCAATTTACTGTTGGCTTTGGCGACTGGCGCAGTTTGGCCGTCACCAGGAATCGTGGCCTTGGGTACGGTGATCGGCTTCCTGAGCTATGGCACAAGTCTGGTCTTGTTCGTGATCGCCTTGCGCTATCTGGGTACAGCTCGCACAGGCGCGTATTTCTCTATCGCGCCGTTTTTTGGAGCCTTGCTGGCCATTGCTTTCTTGGGAGAACCAGCATCGACTCGATTGCTCGTTGCAGGCGTTCTGATGGGTATCGGGGTCTGGCTGCACCTTACCGAAACCCATCAGCACGAGCATACCCATGAGTTGCTGAAACATAGTCATGAGCACGAACATGATGAGCATCATCAGCATGTCCATGCGGATGGGCTGCCGGCAACTGGTAAGCACGCGCATTTGCATACTCATGAGCCCATGACTCACACCCACGAGCATTTCCCGGACATCCATCATCAGCACGACCACAAACATTGA
- a CDS encoding DUF3577 domain-containing protein, which produces MQQQQAPAQREFFNLHANGIGYLNRVRWVTPTGRGRKAEPFLACAISALRGATDSPDYTYFDLRVSSAEAIDLIDSLQKEVDERRKVLISFRIADLYAHSYERDVRDQGGRPTGQKEHAGLIKGRLILINSVKVDGQLVYQRAESNVEAAHLGSQPQGDEAFHDDRAGNSEQGGQDEQPHGPASQERAPAQAPRQQPQYRAPAPQGRTPSAPTRQPARSGGYGSTPGHQRQGGYADRREHDYA; this is translated from the coding sequence ATGCAGCAACAACAAGCACCTGCTCAACGTGAGTTTTTCAACCTGCACGCTAACGGCATTGGGTATTTGAACCGTGTTCGTTGGGTAACGCCCACTGGTCGTGGTCGTAAGGCTGAACCGTTTCTCGCTTGCGCCATCAGTGCGCTGCGTGGGGCAACGGATTCTCCCGACTACACATATTTCGATCTGCGCGTGTCCTCTGCCGAGGCCATTGACCTGATCGATAGTCTGCAAAAGGAAGTTGATGAGCGCCGCAAGGTGCTGATCTCTTTCCGTATTGCTGACCTCTACGCTCACTCTTACGAGCGAGATGTGCGAGATCAAGGCGGACGCCCCACCGGGCAGAAGGAACACGCCGGCCTCATCAAAGGCCGTCTGATTCTTATCAACTCGGTGAAGGTTGATGGTCAGCTCGTGTATCAACGTGCCGAGTCGAATGTGGAGGCTGCTCATCTGGGCAGTCAACCGCAAGGCGATGAGGCGTTCCACGATGATCGTGCTGGTAATTCCGAACAGGGTGGCCAGGATGAGCAACCGCATGGACCTGCATCGCAGGAACGTGCACCGGCTCAAGCTCCACGTCAGCAACCTCAGTATCGTGCTCCTGCTCCGCAGGGCCGTACACCTTCGGCGCCTACGCGCCAGCCAGCTCGCTCAGGCGGGTACGGCAGTACGCCTGGCCATCAACGGCAAGGCGGATATGCTGATCGACGCGAACATGATTACGCGTAA
- a CDS encoding DUF3275 family protein codes for MIKLENVTLRVKQIRGGRYGDFCVGELFHECCELKVKDSLLDQFEEGEYHGTVWISRIFLHQYIAYGKAVTEMRATLHDMQLDSASDAPVETELAEPDPLLESPSLASQTPVWSAQLPAPSTESKTEGSTRLGDQMRERIERLKRNTGQPTQAIAQTSSVEDVGQVDTPDLPEVLREYWEQIRGLQPVKLDPTVDRSMLREQTKAIGQLGSYKFVFQDQTWHPK; via the coding sequence TTGATAAAGCTCGAAAACGTGACGTTGCGTGTCAAACAAATTCGAGGGGGCCGCTACGGCGATTTCTGCGTCGGGGAGCTATTCCACGAGTGCTGCGAACTCAAGGTCAAGGATTCACTCCTGGATCAGTTCGAAGAAGGCGAGTATCACGGTACTGTTTGGATCAGCCGAATCTTCCTGCACCAGTACATCGCGTATGGAAAAGCAGTGACGGAGATGAGAGCAACGCTACATGACATGCAGCTCGATAGCGCCTCCGACGCTCCTGTCGAGACAGAATTGGCCGAGCCCGACCCACTACTTGAATCGCCATCCCTGGCGTCTCAAACGCCCGTGTGGTCAGCTCAGCTGCCCGCGCCGAGTACCGAGTCGAAGACCGAGGGGTCCACACGGTTGGGTGACCAGATGCGAGAGCGCATTGAGAGACTAAAGCGGAACACTGGGCAACCAACCCAAGCAATTGCACAAACGTCCTCAGTCGAAGATGTAGGTCAGGTCGATACGCCCGATCTTCCTGAAGTGCTCCGAGAATATTGGGAACAGATCCGCGGTCTTCAACCAGTGAAGCTCGATCCCACTGTCGATCGCTCGATGTTGCGAGAGCAGACCAAGGCCATCGGCCAACTGGGCTCCTATAAATTTGTATTCCAAGATCAAACTTGGCATCCAAAGTAA
- a CDS encoding DUF6094 domain-containing protein, translating into MALMFSRLAHNYVKNGYYPTDEESIRRISNLLQMPEKGGIRMFDPCCGEGSALADLRQLLTVDRGRIGGAEAFGIELDRDRARHAKGILDRVIHSDVHDVVLKPRSMGLLFLNPPYGFGVADQSAQRSLLAEADKAERLERTFLRKTVPYLAYGGVLVYIIPHYALDDEIRSYLVRNFEDLRIFMAPVQQFRQCIVIGKRCRATHATKAALQPLTEAQASEEGAPVIPDSWELQPYVIPALQVDQEFDFHAVQIDAEQLGDELDKYESSLLWSGLSSQFSQVGGACRPPLRDLTPWHLALALAAGQVVGMIHGAGGRTLLIKGDTYKRKERKVSVDFDEKGQASQTTVMLDRFVPVINAIEFTPDHRLGRIVNIA; encoded by the coding sequence ATGGCCTTAATGTTCTCGCGCCTGGCGCACAACTATGTCAAAAACGGCTACTACCCCACGGACGAGGAATCCATACGCCGGATCTCAAACCTGCTGCAGATGCCCGAGAAGGGGGGCATACGCATGTTTGACCCTTGCTGCGGCGAGGGCAGCGCGCTCGCCGATTTACGGCAGCTACTGACCGTCGATCGAGGGCGAATCGGCGGTGCCGAAGCCTTCGGCATCGAGCTCGACCGTGACAGAGCGCGTCATGCAAAGGGAATCCTCGACCGTGTGATTCATTCGGACGTGCACGATGTCGTGCTCAAGCCGAGAAGCATGGGCCTGCTGTTTCTAAATCCGCCTTATGGCTTCGGCGTAGCCGATCAATCAGCCCAGCGCTCGCTGTTGGCGGAGGCTGATAAGGCCGAGCGCCTGGAGCGAACCTTTCTTCGCAAAACCGTGCCATATCTCGCGTATGGCGGAGTGCTTGTCTACATCATTCCGCACTACGCGCTTGACGACGAAATACGCAGCTACCTGGTGCGCAACTTTGAGGATCTGCGGATCTTCATGGCGCCAGTGCAGCAGTTTCGACAATGCATTGTGATTGGCAAGCGCTGCCGGGCAACCCATGCCACCAAGGCGGCCCTGCAGCCACTGACTGAGGCCCAGGCCTCGGAAGAGGGCGCCCCTGTCATTCCAGACTCCTGGGAGTTGCAGCCATATGTCATTCCTGCGCTGCAGGTCGATCAGGAGTTCGACTTCCACGCTGTGCAGATCGATGCCGAGCAGCTCGGCGACGAGCTGGACAAGTATGAATCGAGTCTGCTTTGGAGCGGGCTTTCATCGCAGTTCAGCCAGGTCGGCGGCGCTTGTCGACCGCCGTTGCGCGATCTGACGCCATGGCACCTTGCGCTTGCCCTTGCGGCTGGCCAGGTGGTCGGAATGATCCACGGCGCCGGCGGCAGAACGCTCCTGATAAAGGGGGATACCTACAAACGTAAGGAGCGCAAGGTGTCCGTTGACTTTGACGAGAAAGGTCAAGCGTCGCAAA